One part of the Musa acuminata AAA Group cultivar baxijiao chromosome BXJ1-5, Cavendish_Baxijiao_AAA, whole genome shotgun sequence genome encodes these proteins:
- the LOC135674860 gene encoding uncharacterized protein LOC135674860, whose product MNSLKSWVAEHKLTSIGAVWASALGSSLALALKRSPTTKTSLRLIHARMHAQALTLAVLSSAALLHYYDTDGKIAMDDGENVTPHSLA is encoded by the exons ATGAACTCCCTCAAGTCATGGGTGGCTGAGCACAAACTCACGAGTATCG GTGCTGTGTGGGCTTCTGCACTGGGATCATCGCTGGCATTGGCACTTAAGAGGTCGCCGACGACCAAGACGAGCCTTCGGCTCATACATGCCAG GATGCACGCCCAGGCGCTGACGCTGGCGGTGCTCTCCAGCGCCGCCCTGCTGCACTACTACGACACCGACGGCAAGATTGCGATGGATGATGGCGAAAATGTGACCCCGCATTCCTTGGCTTAA
- the LOC135674857 gene encoding protein LURP-one-related 15-like isoform X2 — MAAMSTPTPATFDGPVVVVGPQFCAPHVVDLTVTKKALSLTDSDFAVTDVNGNVVLKVKGVFFSLRDRCVLLDAAGNPLLTLQQKILSAHRRWQVFRGESTDSKDLLFSVKKSRLLQFKTELHVIMASNTNEEACDFKIKGSYFERSCTVYLGESNSIVAQMSRKYTVKNVLLGKDTFGVTVYPNVDYAFVASLIVILDEINKDRSGQD, encoded by the exons ATGGCAGCGATGTCGACGCCGACGCCGGCAACGTTCGATGGCCCTGTCGTGGTGGTCGGGCCGCAGTTCTGCGCTCCCCACGTCGTCGATCTCACCGTTACCAAGAAGGCCCTCAGCTTGACGGACAGCGACTTCGCCGTGACGGACGTCAACGGCAACGTGGTGCTTAAGGTGAAGGGCGTCTTCTTCAGCCTCCGCGATCGGTGCGTCCTCCTAGACGCCGCGGGAAATCCTCTCCTCACCCTGCAACAGAAG ATTTTGAGTGCGCACCGAAGATGGCAAGTGTTCAGAGGAGAGAGCACAGATTCGAAAGACCTGCTGTTCAGCGTCAAGAAGTCCAGGCTGCTGCAATTTAAGACCGAGTTACATGTGATCATGGCTTCCAACACCAACGAGGAGGCGTGTGATTTCAAGATCAAGGGGAGTTACTTTGAGAGGTCATGCACTGTTTATCTCGGGGAATCCAACTCCATCGTAGCCCAA atgagCCGTAAATACACTGTGAAGAACGTGTTACTTGGAAAGGATACGTTCGGTGTGACCGTGTACCCGAACGTGGATTACGCCTTCGTTGCATCGCTCATCGTCATTCTTGACGAAATAAACAAAGATAGATCTGGGCAAGACTGA
- the LOC135675197 gene encoding protein LURP-one-related 10-like → MAPMPTLAAFDGPVLVVGPQFCAPHVVDLTVTKKALSLTGNDFTVTDVNGNVVLKTKGVFFSLRNRRVLLDAAGNPLLTLQQKILTLHGKCRVFRGESTDSKDLLFSVKMSNLLQFFKTKLHVIMASNTNEDACDFKIKGRYFRRSCTVHRGESNSIVAEMRRKITVKNLLLGKDTFSVTVYPNVDYAFVASLIVIFDKINKDRSRRQKPHTVASFGMLS, encoded by the exons ATGGCACCAATGCCGACGCTGGCAGCGTTCGATGGCCCTGTCTTGGTGGTCGGGCCGCAGTTCTGCGCTCCCCACGTCGTCGATCTCACCGTTACCAAGAAGGCCCTCAGCTTGACGGGCAACGACTTCACCGTGACGGACGTCAACGGCAACGTGGTGCTTAAGACGAAGGGCGTCTTCTTCAGCCTCCGCAATCGGCGCGTCCTCCTTGACGCCGCCGGAAATCCCCTCCTCACCCTGCAACAGAAG ATTTTGACTCTGCACGGAAAATGCCGAGTGTTCAGAGGAGAGAGCACAGATTCGAAAGACCTGCTGTTCAGCGTCAAGATGTCCAACCTGCTGCAATTTTTTAAGACCAAGTTACATGTGATCATGGCTTCCAACACCAACGAGGACGCGTGTGATTTCAAGATCAAGGGGAGATACTTTCGGAGGTCATGCACCGTTCATCGCGGGGAATCCAACTCCATCGTAGCCGAa ATGAGGCGTAAAATTACTGTGAAGAACCTGTTACTTGGAAAGGATACGTTCAGTGTGACCGTGTATCCGAACGTGGATTACGCCTTCGTTGCATCGCTTATCGTCATTTTTGACAAAATAAACAAAGATAGGTCTCGGCGTCAAAAACCTCATACGGTGGCGTCTTTTGGTATGTTATCGTAA
- the LOC135674857 gene encoding protein LURP-one-related 15-like isoform X1 has product MAAMSTPTPATFDGPVVVVGPQFCAPHVVDLTVTKKALSLTDSDFAVTDVNGNVVLKVKGVFFSLRDRCVLLDAAGNPLLTLQQKLLLVVVIHLSRSSASESKAVVMIITMMASQILSAHRRWQVFRGESTDSKDLLFSVKKSRLLQFKTELHVIMASNTNEEACDFKIKGSYFERSCTVYLGESNSIVAQMSRKYTVKNVLLGKDTFGVTVYPNVDYAFVASLIVILDEINKDRSGQD; this is encoded by the exons ATGGCAGCGATGTCGACGCCGACGCCGGCAACGTTCGATGGCCCTGTCGTGGTGGTCGGGCCGCAGTTCTGCGCTCCCCACGTCGTCGATCTCACCGTTACCAAGAAGGCCCTCAGCTTGACGGACAGCGACTTCGCCGTGACGGACGTCAACGGCAACGTGGTGCTTAAGGTGAAGGGCGTCTTCTTCAGCCTCCGCGATCGGTGCGTCCTCCTAGACGCCGCGGGAAATCCTCTCCTCACCCTGCAACAGAAG CTTTTGCTTGTTGTTGTGATTCACTTGTCGCGGAGTAGTGCTTCGGAAAGCAAAGCGGTGGTGATGATAATTACTATGATGGCCTCTCAGATTTTGAGTGCGCACCGAAGATGGCAAGTGTTCAGAGGAGAGAGCACAGATTCGAAAGACCTGCTGTTCAGCGTCAAGAAGTCCAGGCTGCTGCAATTTAAGACCGAGTTACATGTGATCATGGCTTCCAACACCAACGAGGAGGCGTGTGATTTCAAGATCAAGGGGAGTTACTTTGAGAGGTCATGCACTGTTTATCTCGGGGAATCCAACTCCATCGTAGCCCAA atgagCCGTAAATACACTGTGAAGAACGTGTTACTTGGAAAGGATACGTTCGGTGTGACCGTGTACCCGAACGTGGATTACGCCTTCGTTGCATCGCTCATCGTCATTCTTGACGAAATAAACAAAGATAGATCTGGGCAAGACTGA
- the LOC103986068 gene encoding BTB/POZ domain-containing protein At1g01640 codes for MDCCVCSPMASVYRPPRNTICASCYQGARSMIAFLNEHDSYREHITICSAVSHGSKSSATKGISHAFEKMKEMEEREKDMKEKLRFLDGLIALRERIHTDILVKPGSGPPIPAHRALLAAKSEIFRTMLMSDECKAPAEDTISFPELSHDELKCLVEFLYSGSLPEWSTEQHSYSMLIAADKYDIPFLRKYCEHRILAALRPSNALEVLQVAEVCSDAELKEQAMNLITKHAEDVVFSARFDELARNNAHLCVEITRALLTEMKDKRDAATTSPNETWS; via the exons ATGGATTGCTGCGTCTGTAGTCCCATGGCTTCTGTTTACAGGCCTCCGAGGAACACCATCTGCGCCAGCTGCTACCAGGGAGCCAGAAGCATGATTGCCTTCCTGAATGAACACGACAGCTACAGAGAGCATATTACCATCTGTTCTGCCGTCTCCCATGGCTCAAAATCCAGCGCGACAAAG GGCATATCACACGCTTTCGAGAAGATGAAGGAGATGGAAGAGAGGGAGAAAGACATGAAGGAGAAGCTGAGGTTTCTGGATGGACTAATTGCGCTGAGGGAAAGAATCCACACGGACATTTTGGTGAAACCTGGAAGTGGGCCTCCTATACCTGCCCATAGAGCTCTGTTG GCTGCAAAGTCGGAGATCTTCAGAACCATGTTAATGTCAGACGAATGCAAAGCCCCAGCGGAAGACACCATCTCGTTTCCTGAGCTAAGCCACGATGAGCTCAAATGCCTTGTGGAGTTCCTGTACAGCGGCAGTTTGCCCGAGTGGAGCACCGAGCAGCACTCCTACTCCATGCTGATAGCAGCCGACAAGTACGACATCCCGTTCCTGAGAAAGTACTGCGAGCATCGGATCCTGGCCGCGCTGCGGCCGTCGAATGCGCTGGAGGTGCTCCAGGTCGCGGAGGTTTGTTCCGACGCGGAGTTGAAGGAGCAAGCCATGAACCTAATCACCAAGCACGCGGAGGACGTGGTGTTCTCCGCCAGGTTCGATGAACTCGCGAGGAACAACGCTCATCTATGCGTGGAGATCACCAGAGCGTTGCTGACGGAGATGAAGGACAAAAGAGACGCGGCCACCACGTCTCCAAATGAGACTTGGAGTTAA